In Antennarius striatus isolate MH-2024 chromosome 10, ASM4005453v1, whole genome shotgun sequence, one DNA window encodes the following:
- the LOC137602575 gene encoding piwi-like protein 1, translated as MNRIHHGIQPSTGPADHPPEGVRPAVDASSQTRAVLRDVTSCCQCVVTRTLSCPGSLMTVATKLILQMARKMGGELWSAEIPLKHLMIVDIDCNHDKQAGSRSIGNLILCVRSLCVNVDRGRHSL; from the exons GATCCAGCCTAGCACAGGACCTGCTGACCACCCTCCAGAAGGTGTCAGGCCAGCTGTGGATGCATCTTCACAGACCCGTGCTGTGCTTCGTGATGTGACCTCATGTTG CCAGTGTGTGGTGACCCGGACCCTGAGCTGCCCCGGGAGTCTGATGACTGTCGCCACCAAGCTCATTCTGCAGATGGCCCGCAAGATGGGAGGAGAGCTGTGGAGTGCGGAGATCCCT CTCAAACACTTGATGATCGTCGACATCGACTGCAACCACGACAAGCAGGCCGGGAGTCGCTCGATCGGCAATCTGATACTGTGTGTTCGCagcctgtgtgtgaatgtggacAGGGGGAGGCATTCACTTTGA